The following proteins are encoded in a genomic region of Nicotiana sylvestris chromosome 4, ASM39365v2, whole genome shotgun sequence:
- the LOC138889358 gene encoding uncharacterized protein, whose protein sequence is MNEQVAEQVAPLVPENSNREKLASNAQRVIHAPFPQRLVKQKKADQYKKFMEMLRQIQLNIPLMDALREMPGYAKMMKDLMSRKFDFQDLSTVALTQTCSVVVVKSMAQKMSDPDSFTILCTIGSYAFAKALCDLGASINLMPLDVYTKLGIGRARPTSMLLQLADHTVKRPIGTLDDVLVQVGKFVFPVDFVILDCQVDEEIPLILGRSFLATGKALIDCETRELKMRLNDEEVIFNVQQSMRRPSEYANCSLVEAVDVILQEDDMTLTVKDPLEACLTNLEEMVKG, encoded by the coding sequence atGAATGAGCAAGTTGCAGAAcaggtggcacctcttgtgccagaaaaTTCTAACAGAGAGAAGCTAGCAagcaatgcacaaagggtgatacatGCACCCTTCCCTCAGAGACTGGTCAAACAAAAGAAGGCAGACCAATATAAGAAGTTCATGGAGATGCTGCGtcaaattcagttgaatattccttTGATGGATGCCTTGAGGGAGATGCCCGGTTATGCTAAGATGATGAAAGATCTAATGTCACGgaagtttgattttcaggatcTATCCACTGTAGCTTTGACACAGACCTGCAGTGTAGTGGTGGTAAAATCGATGGCTCAAAAGATGTCGGACCCAGATAGCTTCACTATTCTATGCACAATTGGAagttatgcctttgcaaaggcgttgtgtgatttgggagccaGCATAAATCTAATGCCGCTGGATGTGTACACCAAACTGGGCATTGGTAGAGCTAGGCCAACTTCGATGCTGCTACAGCTGGCTGACCACACAGTGAAGAGGCCCATTGGTActcttgatgatgtgttggtacaaGTGGGGAAATTCGTGTTCCCTGTAGACTTTGTTATCTTGGATTGTCAGGTGGATGAGGAGATACCCCTTATTTTAGGGAGATCATTTTTAGCCACGGGGAAAGCACTGATCGACTGTGAAACTAgggaattaaaaatgagattgaacgatgaagaagtcatattcaatGTTCAGCAATCTATGAGGAGACCTAGTGAATATGCTAATTGCTCTCTAGTGGAAGCAGTGGATGTAATCCTGCAAGAAGATGATATGACCCTAACTGTAaaagatccattggaggcatgtctgacgaatttagaagaaatggTGAAGGGTTAA